In Odontesthes bonariensis isolate fOdoBon6 chromosome 9, fOdoBon6.hap1, whole genome shotgun sequence, the following proteins share a genomic window:
- the napab gene encoding N-ethylmaleimide-sensitive factor attachment protein, alpha b isoform X2 yields the protein MDNSGKEKEAKALVAEADKKMKSSQSFFGAMFGGSSKLEEACDMYVRAANMYKMAKNWCAAGNAFSQAAHLHLQMQSKHDAATNLIDAGNAFKKADPQEAINCLNRAIEIYTDMGRFTIAAKHHITIAEIYETEMVDIDKAIAHYEQAADYYKGEESTSSANKCLLKVATYAAQLEQYPKAIEIYEQVGTHAMDSTLLKYSAKDHFFKAALCHFCVDMLNAKLAVQKYEEMFPAFSDARECKLLKHPLSF from the exons ATGGACAATAGCGGGAAAGAAAAGGAAGCGAAGGCCTTAGTGGCCGAGGCGGATAAGAAAATGAAGTCGTCTCAGTCCTTTTTCGGGGCGATGTTTGG GGGCTCCTCCAAGTTGGAAGAGGCCTGTGACATGTACGTGAGGGCTGCCAACATGTACAAAATGGCCAAAAACTGGTGTG CTGCAGGAAATGCATTCTCCCAAGCCGCTCATCTTCACCTGCAAATGCAGAGCAAACATGATGCAGCAACTAACCTCATAGATGCTGGAAACGCCTTCAAAAAAGCAGATCCACAAG AGGCCATAAACTGCCTAAACCGAGCTATCGAGATCTACACCGATATG GGGCGTTTCACCATTGCAGCCAAACATCACATCACTATTGCTGAGATATATGAGACAGAGATGGTGGACATCGACAAG gCCATAGCTCATTATGAGCAGGCAGCGGATTATTACAAAGGCGAAGAATCCACAAG ttcAGCGAACAAGTGCCTTCTGAAAGTAGCAACCTACGCAGCTCAGCTGGAGCAGTACCCTAAAGCTATAGAGATCTACGAACAG gtggGAACCCACGCCATGGACAGTACGCTGCTGAAGTACAGTGCTAAGGATCACTTCTTCAAAGCAGCGCTGTGTCACTTCTGTGTAGACATGCTGAATGCAAAG CTCGCAGTGCAGAAGTATGAAGAAATGTTTCCAGCTTTTTCAGACGCTCGAGAGTGCAAGCTCCTGAAG catccactctccttttaa
- the napab gene encoding N-ethylmaleimide-sensitive factor attachment protein, alpha b isoform X1 has product MDNSGKEKEAKALVAEADKKMKSSQSFFGAMFGGSSKLEEACDMYVRAANMYKMAKNWCAAGNAFSQAAHLHLQMQSKHDAATNLIDAGNAFKKADPQEAINCLNRAIEIYTDMGRFTIAAKHHITIAEIYETEMVDIDKAIAHYEQAADYYKGEESTSSANKCLLKVATYAAQLEQYPKAIEIYEQVGTHAMDSTLLKYSAKDHFFKAALCHFCVDMLNAKLAVQKYEEMFPAFSDARECKLLKKLLDAYEEQNVEAYTDSVKEFDTISRLDQWLTTMLLRIKKTIQDDESDLR; this is encoded by the exons ATGGACAATAGCGGGAAAGAAAAGGAAGCGAAGGCCTTAGTGGCCGAGGCGGATAAGAAAATGAAGTCGTCTCAGTCCTTTTTCGGGGCGATGTTTGG GGGCTCCTCCAAGTTGGAAGAGGCCTGTGACATGTACGTGAGGGCTGCCAACATGTACAAAATGGCCAAAAACTGGTGTG CTGCAGGAAATGCATTCTCCCAAGCCGCTCATCTTCACCTGCAAATGCAGAGCAAACATGATGCAGCAACTAACCTCATAGATGCTGGAAACGCCTTCAAAAAAGCAGATCCACAAG AGGCCATAAACTGCCTAAACCGAGCTATCGAGATCTACACCGATATG GGGCGTTTCACCATTGCAGCCAAACATCACATCACTATTGCTGAGATATATGAGACAGAGATGGTGGACATCGACAAG gCCATAGCTCATTATGAGCAGGCAGCGGATTATTACAAAGGCGAAGAATCCACAAG ttcAGCGAACAAGTGCCTTCTGAAAGTAGCAACCTACGCAGCTCAGCTGGAGCAGTACCCTAAAGCTATAGAGATCTACGAACAG gtggGAACCCACGCCATGGACAGTACGCTGCTGAAGTACAGTGCTAAGGATCACTTCTTCAAAGCAGCGCTGTGTCACTTCTGTGTAGACATGCTGAATGCAAAG CTCGCAGTGCAGAAGTATGAAGAAATGTTTCCAGCTTTTTCAGACGCTCGAGAGTGCAAGCTCCTGAAG AAACTTCTAGATGCATATGAAGAACAGAATGTGGAGGCCTATACTGATTCG GTGAAAGAATTCGACACCATTTCTCGGTTGGACCAGTGGCTCACCACCATGCTTCTCCGCATCAAGAAAACCATACAGGACGATGAGAGCGACCTCCGCTGA
- the b3gnt2l gene encoding N-acetyllactosaminide beta-1,3-N-acetylglucosaminyltransferase 2, with product MRRIQTFSAMILLVSLFLIFFYSTLHLQTANTLRVASEKPPKQLDLHAQDSDVKHPSTPEGFTTTDLNVHGISISDELRRVIPKNGAYWNRLLFSALRSLDEGENPLRNEYPWPVCRQENQDLLRINVHDFNSYPVLFQAFLQGMNCRSPPILISQPDRCSSGGKGGNNQTFLLFAIKSIPPNFEQRQAVRETWGREGVYQHGLRVRIVFLLGASSQDDPDLSRLLSHEAALYKDLLQWDFQDTLLNLTLKMNMLLKWTVKHCPQASFVFSGDDDVFVNTAALLTYLQTLDASKASQLYVGHVISSASPLRDPKSKYYIPPSFYDGPYPPYAGGGGFVISGSLLQPLYFISRVIPFFPIDDVYMGLCTKALEVSPEAHQRFQTFDVKEQDRENLCVHKEHLLLHQRSPQHIKRMWRGISSPLLTC from the coding sequence ATGAGACGTATTCAAACCTTCAGTGCAATGATTCTTCtagtttctttatttttgattttcttttattcgaCCCTACACCTCCAGACGGCAAACACTCTCAGGGTCGCCTCAGAGAAACCCCCGAAGCAGCTCGACCTCCACGCTCAGGACAGTGATGTTAAACATCCATCCACGCCGGAAGGCTTTACTACGACTGACTTAAACGTGCACGGTATCTCTATTTCCGATGAGCTGAGACGGGTCATCCCTAAAAATGGAGCGTATTGGAACCGGCTGCTGTTTTCCGCCCTGAGGAGTTTGGATGAGGGTGAAAACCCGCTCAGGAACGAGTACCCGTGGCCTGTCTGCAGGCAGGAGAACCAAGACCTTCTTCGAATCAACGTTCACGACTTCAACTCCTACCCGGTCTTGTTTCAGGCTTTTTTGCAGGGCATGAACTGCAGGTCCCCCCCGATCCTGATCAGTCAGCCCGACCGGTGCAGCTCCGGTGGCAAAGGAGGGAACAACCAGACCTTCCTGCTTTTTGCCATCAAATCAATCCCTCCGAACTTTGAGCAGAGACAGGCTGTGAGGGAGACCTGGGGGCGAGAGGGGGTCTATCAACATGGACTGAGAGTGCGGATCGTGTTCCTCCTTGGTGCTTCCTCGCAGGATGACCCCGACCTCAGCAGACTGCTGTCACATGAAGCCGCGCTCTACAAAGACCTGCTGCAGTGGGACTTCCAGGACACCCTGCTGAACCTCACCCTCAAAATGAACATGCTTCTTAAATGGACGGTGAAACACTGCCCTCAGGCCTCCTTCGTCTTTAGTGGGGACGATGACGTTTTTGTCAACACGGCCGCGTTGCTCACTTACCTGCAGACTCTGGATGCTTCAAAGGCATCTCAGTTGTACGTTGGACACGTAATAAGCTCAGCAAGCCCCCTCAGGGACCCTAAAAGCAAGTACTACATTCCCCCCAGCTTCTACGACGGCCCCTATCCTCCGTATGCTGGTGGCGGAGGCTTCGTCATCTCTGGGTCGTTGCTGCAGCCCCTGTATTTCATTTCACGGGTCATTCCCTTCTTCCCCATCGATGACGTGTACATGGGGCTGTGCACTAAAGCGCTAGAGGTTTCCCCTGAAGCCCACCAGAGGTTTCAGACCTTTGACGTCAAGGAGCAGGATCGTGAGAACCTGTGCGTACACAAAGAGCATCTTCTGCTTCACCAACGCTCGCCGCAGCACATAAAGAGGATGTGGAGGGGCATCAGCAGCCCCTTGCTGACTTGTTGA
- the bckdha gene encoding 2-oxoisovalerate dehydrogenase subunit alpha, mitochondrial — MAAVSSMSRMYGLCYNAVRQTAGLKASRLLQRRAFRVCAVQQQQPFDSQEKPQFPGASAEYVDQLEFIEPNVISGIPVYRVMDRQGNIINPSQDPQLSKETVLNFYQKMTLLNTMDRILYESQRQGRISFYMTNYGEEGTHIGSAAALEPSDIVFGQYREAGVLMYRGFPLDLFMAQCYANVDDLGKGRQMPVHYGSKDLNFVTISSPLATQIPQAAGAAYAVKRENMNRAVICYFGEGAASEGDAHAGFNFSATLECPLIFFCRNNGYAISTPTNEQYRGDGIAARGPGYGMLSIRVDGNDVFAVYNATKEARRRAVAENQPFLIEAMTYRIGHHSTSDDSSAYRSVDEVNYWDKQDHPISRLRHYMTTRGWWSEDDERSWRKQSRKTVMEAFETAERRLKPNPELMFTDVYQEMTPSLNKQKDSLWRHMQQYKEHYPLDLFDK; from the exons ATGGCGGCTGTGAGCAGTATGAGCAGGATGTATGGGCTCTGTTACAATGCAGTCCGTCAAACGGCAGGACTTAAAGCATCGAGGCTGCTTCAACGAAGAGCCTTCAGAGTCTGT GccgtgcagcagcagcagcccttTGACTCGCAGGAAAAACCACAGTTCCCCGGAGCCTCGGCAGAGTATGTTGACCAGCTGGAGTTCATCGAGCCCAATGTGATCTCTGGGATCCCGGTGTACAGAGTGATGGACAGGCAGGGGAACATCATCAACCCCTCCCAGGACCCCCAG CTCTCCAAAGAGACGGTCTTGAACTTTTATCAGAAGATGACGCTGCTGAACACGATGGACCGCATTCTCTATGAGTCTCAGAGACAG GGTCGAATCTCCTTCTATATGACCAATTATGGTGAAGAGGGGACACATATTGGCAGCGCAGCTGCTCTTGAGCCAAGTGACATTGTTTTTGGTCAATATAGAGAAGCTG GAGTGTTGATGTACCGCGGTTTTCCTCTTGATCTCTTCATGGCTCAATGTTACGCCAACGTGGACGACCTGGGGAAGGGCCGGCAGATGCCCGTCCACTACGGCTCCAAAGACCTGAATTTCGTAACCATCTCCTCTCCTCTGGCCACGCAGATTCCTCAGG cCGCTGGAGCTGCATACGCCGTCAAGAGAGAAAACATGAACCGTGCCGTCATCTGTTATTTCGGGGAGGGAGCGGCCAGCGAAGGGGACGCGCACGCCGGCTTCAACTTCTCAGCCACCCTGGAGTGCCCATTGATCTTCTTCTGCCGCAACAACGGCTACGCCATCTCCACCCCCACCAACGAGCAGTACAGAGGAGACGGCATCG CCGCTCGTGGTCCAGGTTACGGCATGCTGTCCATCCGTGTGGATGGTAACGACGTGTTCGCCGTGTACAACGCTACGAAAGAAGCGCGGCGCCGAGCCGTAGCTGAAAACCAGCCTTTCCTTATTGAGGCCATGACTTACAG GATCGGCCACCACAGCACCAGCGACGACAGCTCGGCGTACCGTTCGGTGGACGAGGTGAACTACTGGGACAAGCAGGACCATCCCATCTCCAGGCTGAGGCACTACATGACCACGCGAGGCTGGTGGAGCGAAGACGACGAGAGGAGCTGGCGGAAACAATCCCGCAAGACCGTGATGGAGGCGTTCGAGACGGCCGAGAGGCGCCTGAAGCCCAACCCCGAGTTGATGTTCACTGACGTGTACCAAGAGATGACGCCCAGCCTGAACAAGCAGAAAGATTCCCTGTGGAGGCACATGCAGCAGTACAAAGAGCACTATCCTCTGGATCTGTTCGATAAATAA